One genomic segment of Streptomyces sp. TLI_146 includes these proteins:
- a CDS encoding DUF3040 domain-containing protein → MPLSEHEQRMLEQMERALYAEDPKFATALEGSGLRTYTRRRVYQAVAGFLVGIALLMIGIGQGIWISVVGFLIMLGCAVLAVTGWRKAPRRGEQPAGGGAAARPAARTRAPKRSMMDRIEQRWQRRRDEGGR, encoded by the coding sequence GTGCCGCTCTCGGAGCACGAGCAGCGCATGCTCGAGCAGATGGAGCGAGCGCTGTACGCCGAAGATCCCAAGTTCGCGACAGCGCTTGAGGGAAGCGGGCTGCGTACGTATACCCGACGACGGGTCTACCAGGCGGTCGCTGGCTTCCTGGTGGGTATCGCGCTCCTCATGATTGGTATCGGGCAGGGGATCTGGATCAGCGTGGTCGGGTTCCTCATCATGCTCGGCTGTGCCGTGCTCGCGGTCACCGGCTGGCGCAAGGCGCCACGGCGCGGTGAGCAGCCGGCGGGCGGTGGTGCGGCGGCGCGGCCTGCGGCCCGCACCCGTGCACCGAAGCGGTCGATGATGGACCGCATCGAGCAGCGCTGGCAGCGGCGCCGCGACGAAGGCGGTCGCTAG